TGAATTAGCAGGAAAAGTAATTATACTCGCAATGGCGATTCCGATATTAACCGTATTAATTGAAACCATAATTAAATTAATTCCGAGCTAATCACAGTCCTTTAATGAGGTGTTAAAAAATGAAGCAGCGGCTGCAGATTATCCCTATTATCATTCTAGTATTCTTTTTTTCGCTCATTCCCAATGTCCATGCAGCAGAGGAAACAAAAACAACTACTTCCTCGCTATCTCCACAGGAACTGGTTGATACTCAACTAGAAACATTAGATTTAGAAGAGTTAAAGCAATTTTGGGAGGATATTACTGACAAGTATGGCGGCTTCTTGCCAGAGAGTCAGAAGGGGAGTTTATACGACTTTATTAAAGGAGATAAGAAATTTTCCTTTAAACAATGGGGACAAGGGGTCTTAAAGTTTGCCTTTCATGAATTCGTGGCAAATGGAAAATTATTAGGATCATTAATTATGTTAACCATCTTTAGTATGTTTCTTCAATCCATGCAGAATGCGTTTGAGAAAAGTGCAATCAGTAAGGTAGCCTATTCCATAGTTTATATGGTTCTTATCATCCTTGCTCTAAATAGTTTTCATATTGCGATCACCTACACAAATGAAGCGATTGGAACGATGACCTCCTTTATTTTGGCACTTGTTCCACTGCTATTAGCATTAATAGCTGCTTCAGGCGGTCTGGTTTCGGCGGCTTTCTTTCATCCCGTGATTTTGTTTCTTATGAATATGAGTGGTCTATTCATGCAATATATCATTCTTCCATTGCTATTCTTAGCAACGTTATTAAGTATTGTGAGCACGATGTCCGAACAATATAAAGTTTCACAGCTAGCACAGTTATTAAGAAACTGGAGTATCGGACTGATGGGTCTTTTCTTAACCGTGTTTTTGGGTGTCATTTCCGTTCAAGGAGCTTCAGCAGCCGTAACAGATGGGGTAACCATTCGAACGGCCAAATTTGTGACTGGAAATTTCATTCCTGTCATAGGAAGAATGTTTACAGATGCAACAGATACAGTTGTAAGCGCATCGGTCCTATTAAAAAATACGGTCGGGATTGCAGGGGTAGCTATTTTACTTATTATTGTTGCTTTTCCAGCGATAAAGATATTAATGATTGCCTTCATTTATAAGTTTGCTGCTGCCATTCTTCAACCATTAGGCGGCGGACCCATTATTAAATGTTTAGATATTATCAGTAAAAGTGTGATTTATGTATTTGCGGCATTAGGAATTGTTTCACTAATGTTCTTTTTAAGTATTACAGTCATAATAGCGGCTGGAAATCTTACGATGATGATGAGATAGGGGGGATCGATAGTGGGATTCTTAACAGAGTGGGTAACGAATATCATACTTTTTATTTTGTTAGCTACAGTTATTGATATGCTCTTACCTAATTCAGCTTTGCAAAAGTATACGAAGATGGTTACGGGCCTACTCTTAATAGCTATTATTCTAACCCCGGTCTTTAAATTAATATCCAAAGATTTTGAAACAACACTTGCATCTATCCCTTCGTACCAGGCGCCTGGTGAAAAAAATATGAAAAATTCGATAGATTTAAAGAAAAAAGAAATACAAGCTTCCCAACATGCATATATTTTAGAAGAAATGGCTGTCCAGCTAAAAAAGGACGTTAAGGAGGAGTTGATGGAACAATACGGATTGGAGATAGCAAAAGTTGATATAGCAATAAATGAAGAAAGTGACCA
The window above is part of the Bacillus sp. SORGH_AS_0510 genome. Proteins encoded here:
- the spoIIIAF gene encoding stage III sporulation protein AF; amino-acid sequence: MGFLTEWVTNIILFILLATVIDMLLPNSALQKYTKMVTGLLLIAIILTPVFKLISKDFETTLASIPSYQAPGEKNMKNSIDLKKKEIQASQHAYILEEMAVQLKKDVKEELMEQYGLEIAKVDIAINEESDQAFPENLQKVMVLLRQPENGVKTVEAIKPIEINTEKPLPSKGSTEETEKIATFLSQKWNVTEKTVEVSIEGGIKKKNG
- the spoIIIAE gene encoding stage III sporulation protein AE, which produces MKQRLQIIPIIILVFFFSLIPNVHAAEETKTTTSSLSPQELVDTQLETLDLEELKQFWEDITDKYGGFLPESQKGSLYDFIKGDKKFSFKQWGQGVLKFAFHEFVANGKLLGSLIMLTIFSMFLQSMQNAFEKSAISKVAYSIVYMVLIILALNSFHIAITYTNEAIGTMTSFILALVPLLLALIAASGGLVSAAFFHPVILFLMNMSGLFMQYIILPLLFLATLLSIVSTMSEQYKVSQLAQLLRNWSIGLMGLFLTVFLGVISVQGASAAVTDGVTIRTAKFVTGNFIPVIGRMFTDATDTVVSASVLLKNTVGIAGVAILLIIVAFPAIKILMIAFIYKFAAAILQPLGGGPIIKCLDIISKSVIYVFAALGIVSLMFFLSITVIIAAGNLTMMMR